The genomic region TGTTCAGTGTACATGGTGTCACAAAAATTCAGTCAACATATGACCAAATGAACTATACCTTCTATCGATCCAGGACCGCAAATTACTGAACAAAATGATCAGCTACCAGTGACACATTCATTTAATCTTACTTTTCTGCACATAAAGCGGCCACCTTTTTAACCCCCACAAAAACCCTAGCACAAATTGGAAAACAGGGGAACCCTGCGTATGCATCTAATGGTTAGCCTACAGATTGTAATGTAGACAACAAAGATCGGTTGTAGCAGTTCCTTACATAGGCGACTGAATCAATGGTTGGCCTACCACATGAACCCTACTTATGCAAAACATGCCAAAGAGAACTTGGTGGTGAGTAGAGAAGAGAAACAGAGAGGATGGACTAACCGTACGACGGCGCTGCTTCGCCCGGGCATCGACGCCGCGGGTCATCCATCTCCTCCTCCGATGGTCGCCGTCACGCACGACCTCCTCCGCCCCCGCCTCGAACTGATCACGAGACGAAGCAGTCAAGGGTCGTTCCGCAAATATAGACGGGCAGCCTCTTCCCGCCGTTCCAGGGACATTTTTACGCGAACCAACATTTTCCGAGGGGGTTCTGCACAAAACAACCACGCGCGGGTCGCTCCGAAACGGTTTCCGTCACTAACAGTGGCCCCGTGCATGCGTGGCATGCCACGCGAGCATAAGATACGCGTGCAATCAGCTGGACTGACCGTATCTGCACCAATTGACAAGTTAACTGACCAAAAAAACGTATTTTGAAAGATGTAGCACCAAACTGCACATCCAATGCAAGTTATGTGACTGCCAGTGATATTACCTCTTTAAAAAacagaaatgttaacgcccacacgtgtgggcgtttgcacatcgcccacacgcctccatccccactcattttgccacgtatgaatagatgacatcagcagaattttttttttgggttttcggcttaaaaatgttgtatctcctaaataaaaaagcgaactaaaaatccattttcaccattaaatccgtctcgacgagatcttcaaaactagaccccatgtatTAGAAAAAGTGAATGGACAAGTTCGGCTACATATGGATTAAATCAATTGTATTGTTGATCTCAAATTTTAGCGGCTTAGATTTAAAAGTAATGCATAGTATTTTTCTAACAATTTCCACTCAGGGGACCATATGGACTCCCGCCACCGTGCATGCTCAAGTTGCCGAACCGTCATGCATTCCATCTGGTCTTGATGGATACTGCACGCATGCATATGAATAGACGTGATAATCAAATCTAAGAGAAATTAGGGATGGTCTCAAGTTAAATATGAGATGTGCTTCAAATATTTCCTCTTTCCAAACTGCCGGAACTACACTAATTGTGGGATGATCAGACCTATATCAAGAATCTTGCCATCATAAAAATCCCGGAGCAGTCCGGTTTGGGCACCGGCTGCAATGCAGGGATGCCATCATCCATGATGTCATCATGAACATCATGTTAGTAGCATCAGCACGAGCCATATCCCTAACTCAAAAAAAAGCACGAGCCACACctgttttattttctttgcacgttGTCACGAAATAGATACGATGATGACAATATGAAAATTTGCATCTGACGAATTAACTTCAGTAGATCTTCAGATTAATATTACTGAATTTGAAAGTATAGCCCTATTTTACAAAATGATATTCTTAacagaaaaggccaaaaaaaacaCAGTACTCATATGAATCCGTAAACAGCTAAATATTATTTTAGGGAATAAACAGCTAATGATTGAAACAAATTGTACATAGATATTATGGAATGAAGGAAACCCAATAAAAAGATAACACACCAAAAAATACTTAAGTGTATCAAACATAGATTTAGCTACAAATTAATATTACTGGATTTTGAAAGTATAACCCTATTTTATAAATGATATTCTTAATAGAAAATGTCAGAAAAAATTACGGTACTGATATGAATCCATAAAAAGCGAAAGATTGGAAAAATTTGTACATAAATATTATGTAATGGTAGAAACCCAATAAAAAAATAACACACCAAAAGATAGTTAAGTGTATCAAACATAGATTTAGCTATAAGATTTATATGAAAAATATATTTATAGCTGAGATTAAGTGGAGGCATGCATGAATCAGGATCAATTGCAATGTTCACGACAAATGGATTTTCTGGAGAACTTTTACACAGGGAATGATCAAATATTTTAAAAAGTGTCTTACTGACATATCAATACAAATGTGCCATGTGTGCAAGTGAGCATATTGTATGAGACAAGAAAAATGGTGTTGCTTCGGCAAAAATAAAAGTTCGAACCAACAAATCATACCAATGTGCAAAAGGATATAAGTTTGTACAAAGCAGCATGCATGGATTTAATCTATGTCGAGACCAAGCAAGGGATACATGTTTCAACAATTGTTGGTCGACATACACGCCTTACAAGGACAAGCGACATATACTGTTCAAAGAATAATATAGATGCATGAAAGCATATCTAGAGGCATGTCATTTCACAAACACAAAACAAATGCATTATGGCTACcagaggaaggaggaaggcgaatgCAAAGTTAAGTATGAGTCATATATTTCAATTTAAGAAAATAGGGGTGAAGAGATTCACACTAAGGGATGAGGTGTGCAAGACATAACCTAAAAATTAGTTTGAAAGCTCCTGATTGTGCTCCACAGACAAAATACCATTGCCCATTCAGGTCACATGGTAATGGATTTTTTTGGCTAAAGAACCAATATTTGCATAGTAAAATTGAATGGTAGTGCATGTCTAGGGAAATAACATTATCTTAAGATATCAATTTTTTAAAGTTCTTTGGCTATTGGGTTTTCGTAATGCGATATGTCGATCTAACAACACATCAATGTCTAGCCACGCAATTGCGCGGGTCACCCAGCTAGTTGTTGTACATGGTCGCAGCCTAGCAGTGGACATACCTACGTGCATAAGTCAACTTGAGCATGCACAATTAAAAGGAACTAGTAGATAGCTATAGCAAGGTAGTCAGACAGCTAAAAGGAACTAGTAGATAGCTATAGTGTCATCTTCTATACTgtttcatactccctccatttcaaaatatagtgtGTCCACGCTTTTcaaggtccaactttgaccataaatttaaccaacgagaccgacagcggcgggagaaaaaattatataatttaaaacttcttttgaatacgaattcacagGTATAAGTTTTGATCCCGCCGTAGTCGGTCTCGTTatttaaatttatggtcaaagttgaagcacgggaatAAAGGAAGCACTATATTTTGTAATGGAGGGGGTATCTAATTGCAGCATGGACATAAACATGACAAGATGAAAAGAGAGCCATCAGTTGAACTGATAAAATTCTAGCTTTAGTGCCTCCTCTAGCCAATTTGGCCTTTTAATGTTGTGTTGCCTCCTTTTCCTACAGGTTGCAGTCAAGTCACAGAATAAATTTTATGTGTGCAGCTCGTGTGCCGTTCagcttctttttctctttcagagTCTCAGGTGACACGTCCTTAGATTTTTTTGTGAACTGGTCCAGAATGAAGTAGAACCAATTATGCATTATTTTCCTATCCATATGGAGCTTTATTCGGTATATTTCGTAATTTTCCTATCCAATGGATAACAGGTCTCCTTTTGACTGGGACACCCTTTCAGAACAATCTGACAGAGCTGCGGTCACTGTTGAACTTTATTTTTTCCTGATATATTCTCGTCCCACCAAGAATTTGGATAATGGTATGATTCTTTGATATAGATCAACTGATATGTATTTGTAAGTTCTAATATTCTGACAACGGACGAAATTTTGGGACATTCTACAGTATTGCCTAGATTCAAAAGGCCACGGTGTTTGCACAAGCACAATTGGTGGTAGTGTTAATTTGGACGAGAGGTGGACACATGTAACATGCTAGCCTGTGCCAATATATCACTATTTGGCAAAATGTTGATAAGAAGAGCTTGGATCTTTTGTACCTTCTTTCCTTCCCAAATTCTCATTTCAGATCAGCACATCCAAATGGTAAATTCATTAGGTACTTACTGCATCACATTTTGCCCCCAACGATCCAACCACACAGACCATGGTTTACGGATGCAAGGAAGCACAACACTACCTTTAGTTGGGTAAACACTAAAATTATAAGAGTTGCTTTTAACCTTTTTGTGTTACTCTTTTTTCCTGCTTGATGACGGCTATTCTGTTGCTATTTTTACTTCACCAAAAAACTTTTGCTAATGTTATCTGTCGTAGATAATGATTTCAATGGCAGTCTAAGTGTCTTCATTCTGAGCATATGGGCTGGTGGGTTTGTTATCAACCTTACTTCGGTTGATACATGTAtcctacttcctctgttcctaattatttgtttttctagagatttcaacaagtgattacatacggagcaaaatgagtgaatctacactctaaaaacgtctatatacatccgtatgtggttagTCCATTTGAATTCTCTATCATAAGAAAGCCTTTTTTTTTTAGTTAAAACTAGTAGAATGCAAAATCTTTTCTCTTAAACCCAGAACATCATGGCAAATAAGTTCAAATTATTCCGATAACTAGGACATTTTCTTATCTGGCAACTAGTAGAACGCAAAATCTTTTCTCTTAAATCCGGAACATCATGGCAAGCCGGCATACTTTTTTCTCGGGCTTCGACAGCCCCATGCGCCCACCTCGACACGGACCCGAACAATCAACCACCAACTCCCCTGTGCCTGGGATACTGCTGGCGCGTCGTCCGGGGATCTGGGTCGTTGCCATTCGATTCAACACCGGCGTCCCCACGTCTCATTGTTCTCAGTGCCACGGTGCGGCCGGCTTCGCCCTTGGCGTGCTTTGTGGAAAATCGTCCGATAACTCGTTTTTCATGCGATTGAGGAATAGCAAAACAGGATATGGAAATTATTATTTTTCATTTACCATATAACCATGCAAATAGAGTTTTTTTTAAGAGAAAATGTTGTTTCACGGAAATAATTTTGGTGAGACTCCAACGAAACAAAATCTGCTAATGGATTGCAGCCCAAGTAAGGACCCTTTCTTTTTTAGAGAATCAGTAAGGATTATCTTTGGTTTGTTTGCATTGGATGTGGACTTTTTTTCAGCACATCGGTTGAAGTAGGCATATAAAGACACGCGCGCATGCCGTGCTGATCCGCCGTATACAAACCGAAAGAACGATCTACAAAGGAGATCTAGGTCAACCCCGGGCGGCCGGCCGCATCATGTCCACGTCCGGGCTCATGTCTGCCATGCGCGCCGCCGGCCGCCAGCACATCACGGTTTCCACCCTCCGCACGGCGCCGGCAGCCGGCTCTCACGTCTTCCGGATCGAGGAGTTCACACGAGTCAGGGAAAAGACGGCGAATGGCGCCGCCGTCTTGTCAAGCCCTTTTGCCGTCGGCGGCCACGACTGGCGTATCAGGTGCTTCCCCAACGGCAGACTCAAAGATTCGGAGGGCCATATCTCTCTCCACCTCCAGCACGACAGCCACGCCAAGACCGGCGACGTCACGGCGACGTACAAGATGAGCATACTCGACAAATCCTGGGAGCCGTCGTGCACCCAAATAATGGAGAATCACCGCTTCGAGACAGACGATGGTTACTGGGGCTGGAGGAAGTTCATGAAACACACAGATCTTGACAGGGACAAGTACCTCAAGGACGACTGCCTGTCGGTCCTCTGCGACGTCACGGTCGACCTCGGGCTGCGCACCACCGATGAGGTTGCGGCGGCCGCGGAGGAACTCAATTCGGAACCGGCGCCGTCCGAGCCTCATCATGACTTGCATCTGGCGGAAGCAGCGGACGTAATGATCCACCTTGGCGACGGGCAGAGGATCGGAGCGCACCGGTGGGTGCTAGAGGCCCGATCCCTGGTATTTAAATCCGAAATCGCGCTCGCCCCGACAACCGACGAGAACATTGCTGAACTACgcgtcgacggtatggacgccgacgtGTGCAAGGCGCTGCTCAGGTTCATCTACACCGACTCACCGCCGGCGCAGCTCGAGGCCGCGCCCGCAACGACCGTGGAGCAGCTGCTCATGGCGGCGGACAGGTACGAACTGAAGAAGTTGAGGGCCGCCTGCGAGGAGGCGCTGTGCAAGAAGATCGACGTGAGCTCCGTGGCCACCGCCCTGGCGCTGGATGAGCGGTACTGCTGCCCGACGCTGAGGAAGGCGTGCATGAGGTTCCTCTCTTCTCCTGATAACCTAGAAGCTGTGGCGGCGTCATCTGATGGTTTGGAGCAGCTCAAGACACTCCGCCCCTCTGTCCTGCTGGATCTATTCGACAAGAACATGCCGTTGCGTGAGCAGCAACGGATGCTCCGGACAATCAGACTCGTGTGGGATCAGTCTGATAAAGGGTGGTGAAGGGTTTAGAAGGCCCACATTCCATTTTCTTTCATCATATATTATCTCTGTAGGAAAAGGGAAATATCATGGCTACGGGAGGCACATGTGCGATTGAAGTACTAGCGTAGCGTCTAGCGTCTCGTCTCCCTTCTTATGATTTCATGGTCTTTCGTTCTACTCTTTTCCCATTACTCTAGTTCCTTGTATTTGTGATTTGATCTGTTTGCTGCGCTTTGGTTGGTTGTCATTTGTGTTTTGGTCGCACCGTGTTGCCCTgctttatatataatatatataacaCGAGACAAAATACACGTCGAACAATACAAGGTACCAAGGAATCCTTTTTATTATCAGTTATAAAGACAGTGTCCCCAGCCCTCTACCGATGCCGCGACATAAGCCTAGTCTCGCAGAAGTAGTGGACGTGACGATCCACCTCAGCGATGGACAGACGATCGTGGGTGTTGCGGCCCGGTCGCCCATCCTCAAAGCAGATCTCACCCTCGCCTCAAACAACGCCATACTCCTGCTCGTGAATGACATGGACGCCAACGTGTTCAAAGCACTGCTCCAGTTCATCTACAACAAGTCACCGCCGCCGCAGCTCGAGACGGCACTGCCAGAGAATGTGGAGCGGCTGCTCACAACAGCCGACAGGTTTGAGCTGGAGAAGCTGAAGCTCCTCTGCGAGAAGGCGTTGTGCAGGCAAATTGACGCCAGCTCCGTGGCGACGTGCACGCAGTTCCTCATGAAGAACACGCCAACACATGGGCAACCAACTAGTACCAATGTATTATGAATTTACCAGCTAGTATGTTACTCCAATCGTAAAATTTTATGAATTTATTATGCTCAACTAAGAGATTTATCTCCTTGGAAGATCAGATAACAGGGCTTTGCTTTTTAAGGTAAGCAATTGAACAATAGCACCGTTTGCAGTTCTGTTGACTGAACTGAAGGTTTAATTGTGACCTTTTAACCTTTAGCTATCTCCATCTTCTTCAAAGTCCACTCCATAATCATCTCGGAGACTACCTctatcaaaatataagatgtttttgacaCTACGAcaatgtcaaaaaacgtcttatattttgatacggaggaaGTATTTCAAATATGAGATACAAATATGCTAACTGTGGTTGCCTCAAGACCTTTAGTTAATTCCCAATCAACCACGCATCTTTAAAGACCATATTTCATTTTCAGTCACAAACAAAGCCTATATTGTGGCACTAACAGAGATCGTCCCAATGCCTCAATGCGCACACCAGTAGAATCTTGTGGCATTATGTGCTTCTTGCATTATTTTCTTGGACAACATATTATGGATGACTCGTCATGCTTGTATTGTCACTCGTCATGAGTTACACGATTTTTTGGCATCACACTTACAATATGGTTTATACTTAACTAATGTTTTGGCCATTGCTCACCACTGTATATATGGCTTGTTATATGTCAATACCATTTGATATGCTTGTGTTTTCTCTAGGCCGCTGGTTGTCATGCATGAGATGCTACATTCTAGGCTAAACTTTTGATGTGTCTCGCGGACCAGCTGAGATTTTAGAAGAAACTGCAATGAGTTATGGACTATAAACTGCAATGAGTTATGGACTATCTCCGGTGTCTTTCTTCGTGGACCATTTTTTATTTTACCTCAGTTTGACACACCATTCAGAACAATTGCGAAGGAACTACTTAATTCATACCTTTATGCATCAATCAGTATGGAACAGACTATACAAAACTaggttcatgttggaaatatgccctagaggcaataatatttgtattattgtatttttcatattcatagttatagagtttatattctatgctatgactgtcatgatcctggaatatgtgattcagtgaaaaacttatatgcacgtgtggaatgatagaAGAAAtataaaaggttcctagtcttgcctctaggactataactcaagtgttgttggtgatcacgttttccagATCTTAGTATATCGTTAAGTTTAACGATGATcttaaaacaacattgagattatgacgttggaagaataGTCATATTAAATTGACCAAATCTTGTTTAAAACTAGTTAACGGGGTAACTAAATTTTTGCTAAAACTGattggaggacgtctaacttggttttgcaaggTATGCCGCCACGGGgttgtttttgaaattactgccaTGGCAACGAAATATTGGTCGGCGTGGCGCTTCAACTGGAGATTGAAGATGATCACGGAGATTCCCGAcgcccagggctataccatatcatgcttttaTGAACTGTCTGAGATGTTTATCACTTTGTTCTTTGCACCCTTTGATTGCCCATTAGTCAATTATTAGGCCGATCTCTTACAGTAAATATCAAGCTAAAAGATGCACTTCCCAGTGTTGTGCTACGACATTTTAGCATCTCAGAGTTCATCATTGATGGTGTCCTAGATTAGGGAGTGCTAACCTAGTCGACCACTaggagggaaaaccctagtagtagtgcTAGTTTTTTTGCCTAGTTGTAGCGCAGGTACCAGCGCTACAGCTAAACTTTAGCAATAGTGCTGGtcttcccgcgctactactaagtatgaTAGCAATAGCGTGCTTATgcgccagcgctactgctaagtagtagCAGCATTGGCtctgacccgcgctactgctattcatcCGTATTTTTTTATACTATATTTAGACATCATTATACAAATTTTGATATAGTGGCAATTAAGGGACTGTTACATGATCATGATCAtgttgagttattatatcattAGATGGAAGaaacacgttgaagaagcagaaggcattcttaattacgaaaaaaagacttgtcgttgttgcATACCTACAAATATCGAAGGTCTCGTACAGCTTAATAGTGAAGCGTCGGCCGTCTtctaggtgaggcatgtcgcacagaccccggtcgTCACTGCAGTAGTCGCACTCAGGATCctatcgtcgtcagacatttcctatgttcataattcaaagattaaacttctgaaatttaatatatgtactacaaaaactaaattagatcattataaTTCATCACGAGTTGActttcggtctgtcgagtcttccttgaaaactctcatctcatgtggtgtatatggtgggcactccctctctgatatattcgaccgtcggtgatggtcgctcctcccttcgtccccgagtgcattacaccgaattgtctagcacacgggaacaaaggagaagcgacccccacgacaacagtcaggattcttcctctctgacatttgcgactgtCGGTGATGGAAGCTCCTACTTTCATTTGAATGTGcgttacaccaaaatgtctagcaccttcaaatgaagaagaagctcccctcacgacaacagtcgggattcttcttctctcatatatgatgGACACTCTCcgtcactgatttttcgaccgtgAGTGATGGTcactactcctccttcccctagtgcataacaaaggtctagaacaaggagaagaaggagaagcgacccccacgacaacagtcaacattcttcttctctcatatatggtggacactctccctcactggttttttgactgtcatgtatggagccccgacaAACTTAAAGTCAACTCAAAATGTCATTTAATTCTCTTTCCAGCAAATCCAAGGCACTCCTACTGCCGACGGACATTCCTACTGCCCCAAATCACGGATCTACTACGACGCGGACGGAGGTGGCTCTCCTTCTCGCCTACCCATTTCTTTATGTTGGTGGCCATGGGCAGCTATAAAAAGGGGTGGGTTCGTTGATCTCTCATGCCCACCTCTTTCCTTCCATGGCACGATGCCACAACATCTCGGGGGAGCTGGATGAGGTGTCGCACAGTACAGATCCTAGGATGCAGAAGAGCGCTACCTAGCAAGGATGCAGAGGTGCAGCGAAGCCGGTCCTCAGCTAGAGACCGCAGCAACCAGAGAGGCGGTGAGCACAGGGCGAGGCGAGGTAGTTGCATGGAGGTGCGCAAATGTGATGGTTTGGCCATGGTGAGGGCGAGACAATGAACAGTGGCACCACTGCTTCAGGTGAGTGCAAGACCCCCATCCacgtgcctccccctccccctcctgcgGTTGCTTTGTTTTGAGGGATTTGCGAGCGTGATTTGCTCGCACTCACCAGCGAGCTTCGGTGAAGATGGGTGGACAGTCATGGGTCTTTGTTGAGGCGTCCCATACCAGTTTGGGCTAGCTCCGGTCAAGGTGCACATGTCACCATGTATTTGAGCATGGGGGCACTCTTTTCTGGTCGCTGGCGAACTAGAAGATAAGGGGTGGATGGGGTCGATCGGTGTCCAGTGAGGTTCTCTGAATTCCTAGGCGAGCGTCGGTCGGTGGCGCTACGCCACCTTTAATCCTGACCACCAGGGATTTTTGGCAAGCAGGAGCCATGAGCACACCAAGCTTGGCCATCTCACTTGGAAACTATAAGTAAATAACCTGGAAACTAGATACAACTAATTTTGGAAACTTGATACGCTAACCTAGAAAGGAACATTAGCATCTCGCCGAAGTCCTTCCTCCAGTAGAGGCTTCAGATTACCGAGTCCTCGCTGTCCGGAATATAGCACCATAGAGGAGATGCGTGTGCCTGGAGGGGTTGGACCTTGCAATGGAGCATGACATGAATCACATTCATCACAGTGACGCCCTCACCGATGTAGGACTTCACATGATCCTAGATGGCCGCGACATCCTCCTGGTTCCCCCGGTCAAGGTTCTTGGTCTCTAAGCCGTCTATGCCGATGGCCTCGACTACTggactcgcggtctatgcctacggccacgggccgtcggcagAGGcccctaagccgtcggcatagatctatgcctacggttgccgtcggcataggcccgtcggcatagatgttgtcagcgtagtcttgtcagaccgtcggcatagtatagccgtcggcatagggcctatgccgacggcctgacgtcagccgtcggcatagtatagccgtcggcagtgtttttcgtctgacggcaacggacggcgccgtcaaaagcgcTGACGAATCACGCAATGCCACGTCgcagagctatgccgacggcaacgccgtcggcatacctctgccacgtgGCAACCCCTGGTACTCctggtggcagggctatgcctacagcaaagccgtaggcatagatgaatctatgccgacggctttgctgtAGGCATATCTATGCCACGTGTCATCTCCTGGTTCCTCCTGgcagcagggctatgcctacggcaaagccgtcggcatagattttcagctatgcctacggctttgctgtAGGCATAAAAAGTCTATATTCATAATAAATAAGACAAGTGATATTGCAAAAACTAAATAAAAGAAACTATATTCATAATAAATGAAGCATTGCAATTATTTGGCCTGAATAATAAACAATAGACTTTATTAATATGAATGTCAACTACAAGCATTCAGGAATTACACTTAGaggaaaaggaaataaaagaagaaaggaaaagtcCTAAACTAAACCTATACTAAACTATCTACTTCATCTTCTGCTTCTTTCTTCTAGTTCATCAACCTGCAAAACAAGAAACAACAAATAGGAAAAACTTGATTAAGGTTAAAATGTAGCATTCCCCTTATGGAAATGCCTTTGCTGTAGGAGCTAGCACTTAGGAGTTTGGAAACATTAGTCAAACCCCAATCAGATTAAGTTGATAAAAGAAACATTAGAAGAGAGCCAACACTGCATAAACGGAGCCAATGGAACAGTAACCAGCAAGGCCAAAAGGAATAGGTTCAATTGGCAGTAAAGAATAACCCAATAGAGAAGTAAAGCCAGCAAAGTATAGATCAAAGCTAAACCCAAAGATCAACTCAAATTAGCACTAACTCCATGATTAGGGGATCCCTCGATTAAGCTTGGGTTAGTTTTCAGATGAAATCCAACTAACCCACTACTAACCAACTAACCCAGAGGTAGGGTTTGAAGTAGGGATTGTCCTCAGGCAACCTAGTAGTGCTAGGACTATTGCATCATTGGATCAAGTAGTGCAGCATCTGCTGTTAAGTAATGGTGAGAGCCTCAGGACACCATCATTGGCATGGCAAGATTAAGGAGCACCTGTTCTTATCAGTGAGAGtatgagagagagaaagaaagtgaAGAGACCAGTGTAGCATCTGTTCAAATCAGATTTAAGAGAGGGAATTGGCAAGGAAAGATACAGTCCATAACCTGCAAGAATAAATAGGCCATTGATAGCACATTTACTAAACATCTGCCGTAAGCAGAAGTGCAGAACACATACACCCACTTACACATGGGTACTATTCTGTATATAGGTACACA from Triticum aestivum cultivar Chinese Spring chromosome 4A, IWGSC CS RefSeq v2.1, whole genome shotgun sequence harbors:
- the LOC123083266 gene encoding BTB/POZ and MATH domain-containing protein 2-like; amino-acid sequence: MSTSGLMSAMRAAGRQHITVSTLRTAPAAGSHVFRIEEFTRVREKTANGAAVLSSPFAVGGHDWRIRCFPNGRLKDSEGHISLHLQHDSHAKTGDVTATYKMSILDKSWEPSCTQIMENHRFETDDGYWGWRKFMKHTDLDRDKYLKDDCLSVLCDVTVDLGLRTTDEVAAAAEELNSEPAPSEPHHDLHLAEAADVMIHLGDGQRIGAHRWVLEARSLVFKSEIALAPTTDENIAELRVDGMDADVCKALLRFIYTDSPPAQLEAAPATTVEQLLMAADRYELKKLRAACEEALCKKIDVSSVATALALDERYCCPTLRKACMRFLSSPDNLEAVAASSDGLEQLKTLRPSVLLDLFDKNMPLREQQRMLRTIRLVWDQSDKGW